A window of the Eschrichtius robustus isolate mEscRob2 chromosome 5, mEscRob2.pri, whole genome shotgun sequence genome harbors these coding sequences:
- the OSGEPL1 gene encoding tRNA N6-adenosine threonylcarbamoyltransferase, mitochondrial isoform X1 — MLILNKTAGVFSKPSKRNMYEFLRSFNFHPGKLFLHKLVLGIETSCDDTAAAVVDETGNVLGEAIHSQTEVHLKTGGIIPPVAQQLHRENIQRIVQEALSASKVSPSELSAIATTIKPGLALSLGVGLSFSLQLVDQLKKPFIPIHHMEAHALTIRLTNKVEFPFLVLLISGGHCLLALVRGVSDFLLLGKSLDIAPGDMLDKVARRLSLIKHPECSTMSGGKAIEHLAKQGNKLHFDFKPPMQRARNCDFSFSGLHHVIDKMIMQKEKEEGIEKGQILSSAADIAAAVQHTIACHIAKRTHRAILFCKQRDLLCQSNAVLVVSGGVASNLYIRKALEIVTDATQCTLLCPPPRLCTDNGIMIAWNGVERLRAGLGILHSTEGIRYEPKCPLGADISKEVGEAAIKVPRLKMKI, encoded by the exons ATGCTAATATTGAATAAGACAGCAGGAGTTTTTTCTAAACCATCAAAAAGGAATATGTATGAATTCCTaagaagttttaattttcatcCTGGAAAACTATTTCTTCATAAACTAGTATTGGGAATTGAAACCAGTTGTGATGATACAGCAGCTGCTGTGGTGGATGAAACCGGAAATGTTTTGGGAGAAGCAATACATTCCCAAACCGAAGTTCATTTAAA aaCAGGTGGGATTATTCCTCCAGTAGCTCAACAGCTTCATAGAGAAAATATTCAACGCATAGTGCAAGAAGCTCTCTCTGCCAGTAAAGTCTCTCCAAGTGAACTCTCAGCAATTGCAACTACCATAAAACCAGGACTTGCTTTAAGCTTGGGTGTAGGCTTATCATTTAGCTTACAACTGGTAGACCAGTTAAAAAAGCCCTTCATTCCCATTCATCATATGGAGGCTCATGCACTTACTATTAGGTTGACAAATAAagtagaatttccttttttagttcttttgatTTCAGGAGGTCATTGTCTTTTGGCATTAGTTAGAGGAGTTTCAGATTTTCTGCTTCTTGGAAAGTCTTTGGATATAGCGCCAGGTGACATGCTTGACAAG gtAGCAAGAAGACTTTCTTTAATAAAACATCCAGAGTGCTCCACCATGAGTGGTGGGAAGGCTATAGAACATTTGGCCAAACAGGGAAATAAATTGCATTTTGATTTCAAACCTCCCATGCAACGTGCTAgaaattgtgatttttctttttctggacttCATCACGTTATTGATAAGATGAtaatgcaaaaggaaaaagaggaag GTATTGAGAAGGGGCAAATCCTGTCTTCAGCTGCAGATATTGCTGCTGCAGTACAGCACACAATAGCCTGCCACATTGCAAAAAGAACACATCGTGCTATTCTATTTTGCAAGCAGAGAGACTTGTTATGTCAAAGTAATGCAGTACTG GTTGTATCTGGAGGCGTTGCAAGTAACTTATATATCCGAAAAGCTCTGGAAATCGTGACAGATGCAACACAATGCACTTTGTTGTGTCCTCCTCCCAGACTGTGCACTGACAATGGCATTATGATTGCGTG GAATGGTGTTGAAAGATTGCGTGCTGGCTTGGGCATTTTACACAGCACAGAAGGCATCCGCTATGAGCCAAA ATGTCCTCTTGGAGCAGATATATCAAAAGAAGTGGGAGAAGCTGCCATAAAAGTACCACGATTAAAAATGAAGATTTGA
- the OSGEPL1 gene encoding tRNA N6-adenosine threonylcarbamoyltransferase, mitochondrial isoform X2, whose product MLILNKTAGVFSKPSKRNMYEFLRSFNFHPGKLFLHKLVLGIETSCDDTAAAVVDETGNVLGEAIHSQTEVHLKTGGIIPPVAQQLHRENIQRIVQEALSASKVSPSELSAIATTIKPGLALSLGVGLSFSLQLVDQLKKPFIPIHHMEAHALTIRLTNKVEFPFLVLLISGGHCLLALVRGVSDFLLLGKSLDIAPGDMLDKVARRLSLIKHPECSTMSGGKAIEHLAKQGNKLHFDFKPPMQRARNCDFSFSGLHHVIDKMIMQKEKEEGIEKGQILSSAADIAAAVQHTIACHIAKRTHRAILFCKQRDLLCQSNAVLVVSGGVASNLYIRKALEIVTDATQCTLLCPPPRLCTDNGIMIA is encoded by the exons ATGCTAATATTGAATAAGACAGCAGGAGTTTTTTCTAAACCATCAAAAAGGAATATGTATGAATTCCTaagaagttttaattttcatcCTGGAAAACTATTTCTTCATAAACTAGTATTGGGAATTGAAACCAGTTGTGATGATACAGCAGCTGCTGTGGTGGATGAAACCGGAAATGTTTTGGGAGAAGCAATACATTCCCAAACCGAAGTTCATTTAAA aaCAGGTGGGATTATTCCTCCAGTAGCTCAACAGCTTCATAGAGAAAATATTCAACGCATAGTGCAAGAAGCTCTCTCTGCCAGTAAAGTCTCTCCAAGTGAACTCTCAGCAATTGCAACTACCATAAAACCAGGACTTGCTTTAAGCTTGGGTGTAGGCTTATCATTTAGCTTACAACTGGTAGACCAGTTAAAAAAGCCCTTCATTCCCATTCATCATATGGAGGCTCATGCACTTACTATTAGGTTGACAAATAAagtagaatttccttttttagttcttttgatTTCAGGAGGTCATTGTCTTTTGGCATTAGTTAGAGGAGTTTCAGATTTTCTGCTTCTTGGAAAGTCTTTGGATATAGCGCCAGGTGACATGCTTGACAAG gtAGCAAGAAGACTTTCTTTAATAAAACATCCAGAGTGCTCCACCATGAGTGGTGGGAAGGCTATAGAACATTTGGCCAAACAGGGAAATAAATTGCATTTTGATTTCAAACCTCCCATGCAACGTGCTAgaaattgtgatttttctttttctggacttCATCACGTTATTGATAAGATGAtaatgcaaaaggaaaaagaggaag GTATTGAGAAGGGGCAAATCCTGTCTTCAGCTGCAGATATTGCTGCTGCAGTACAGCACACAATAGCCTGCCACATTGCAAAAAGAACACATCGTGCTATTCTATTTTGCAAGCAGAGAGACTTGTTATGTCAAAGTAATGCAGTACTG GTTGTATCTGGAGGCGTTGCAAGTAACTTATATATCCGAAAAGCTCTGGAAATCGTGACAGATGCAACACAATGCACTTTGTTGTGTCCTCCTCCCAGACTGTGCACTGACAATGGCATTATGATTGCGTG A